The Dioscorea cayenensis subsp. rotundata cultivar TDr96_F1 chromosome 19, TDr96_F1_v2_PseudoChromosome.rev07_lg8_w22 25.fasta, whole genome shotgun sequence genome includes a window with the following:
- the LOC120249432 gene encoding protein DETOXIFICATION 55, whose translation MLGGDPIQKYLTMPEVVEELKRMKDIGLPITAINLINYLKGMISVIYIGRLGRLELAGGALAVGFTNITGYSVLSGLATGMEPVCSQAFGSRNLPCVISALRRTILLLLLASLPISLLWINLETLMLHLQQDKEISKVAGKYCLFSLPDLIANSLLHPIRIYFRSKGQPQPLMWSSALSLLLHLPLTTLLSSTLHLGIQGVAIATFTTNFTTLLILLVYTLYTKPPPDHFYSPLPPSSPKLVVEWSSLLRLAIPSCLAVCLEWWWYELMTLLSGYLHHPHVTLATAAIVIQTTSLMYTLPTTLSSSVSARVGNELGAGRPTHARVAAKVAMILSFMVSCISLAWTTVGREAWGRVFTGDEEVLQLTKTILPVIGLCELANCPQTTGCGVLRGSARPGIGAAINLYSFYLVGAPVAVLLAFGLDWGFVGLCLGLLAAQVVCAVSIVVVTLRTDWEREACKAMDLVGPSVVIEESPIKPTKAQDDVALLLDISD comes from the exons ATGCTTGGAGGAGATCCTATCCAAAAGTACCTAACAATGCCTGAG GTGGTGGAGGAGTTGAAGAGAATGAAAGACATAGGTCTACCAATAACTGCCATAAACCTGATCAACTACCTCAAAGGCATGATATCAGTCATCTACATAGGGAGGTTAGGAAGGCTTGAGCTTGCCGGCGGTGCTCTCGCCGTCGGTTTCACCAACATCACTGGCTACTCCGTCCTCTCCGGCCTAGCCACAGGCATGGAGCCTGTGTGTAGCCAAGCTTTTGGCTCTCGAAACCTCCCTTGCGTCATCTCCGCTCTCCGTCGAActatccttctccttctcctcgcTTCTCTTCCGATATCTCTCTTATGGATCAATCTTGAAACCTTAATGCTTCATCTCCAGCAAGACAAGGAGATCTCAAAGGTGGCCGGAAAGTACTGTCTTTTCTCTCTTCCTGACCTCATCGCCAACAGTCTTCTCCATCCAATCCGTATCTACTTCCGAAGCAAGGGACAGCCTCAGCCATTGATGTGGAGCAGCGCACTATCTTTGCTTCTCCACCTCCCTCTAACCACCCTTCTAAGCTCCACTCTCCATCTTGGCATTCAAGGCGTAGCCATTGCCACCTTCACTACCAACTTCACCACTcttctcattcttcttgttTACACCCTTTACACCAAGCCTCCTCCAGATCATTTCTACTCACCATTACCACCTTCCTCGCCGAAGCTCGTCGTTGAATGGAGCTCCCTCCTTCGTCTCGCCATCCCAAGCTGCTTAGCCGTTTGCTTAGAGTGGTGGTGGTATGAGCTCATGACTTTACTCTCCGGCTATCTCCACCACCCTCACGTCACCTTAGCAACGGCAGCCATCGTGATCCAAACCACGTCCCTTATGTACACACTGCCAACAACGTTGAGCTCATCGGTTTCGGCTCGTGTCGGGAATGAGCTCGGCGCCGGAAGACCAACCCATGCTAGAGTTGCAGCCAAGGTTGCCATGATTCTTTCCTTCATGGTATCTTGTATAAGTTTAGCTTGGACAACAGTTGGGAGGGAAGCATGGGGGAGAGTGTTCACCGGCGACGAGGAGGTTCTCCAGTTGACCAAAACTATTCTTCCGGTGATCGGCCTTTGCGAGCTAGCAAACTGCCCGCAGACCACCGGATGTGGGGTTCTCCGGGGAAGTGCACGGCCGGGCATTGGTGCTGCCATTAATCTTTATTCTTTCTATCTCGTCGGAGCTCCGGTGGCTGTATTGCTTGCTTTTGGGCTGGATTGGGGCTTTGTGGGCCTTTGTTTGGGCTTGCTTGCGGCCCAGGTTGTGTGTGCTGTGTCTATAGTGGTTGTAACGTTGAGGACTGATTGGGAAAGAGAGGCTTGTAAGGCTATGGATTTGGTTGGGCCTTCGGTTGTTATTGAGGAAAGCCCAATAAAGCCCACCAAAGCCCAAGATGACGTAGCCTTGCTCTTGGATATATCTGATTga
- the LOC120249434 gene encoding mediator of RNA polymerase II transcription subunit 28, whose product MAEQQHGTASQPPSPAPLTQQSQQRQQRDEMMACVAALEAALLPCLPARELQAVDRSVHSSHQIDVERHARDFMEAAKKLQLYFIGLQHEDQPSKEEMLRKEISLVEEELKIKGELITKHEKLIQGWRKELKDQLEKHTNELERV is encoded by the exons ATGGCGGAGCAGCAGCATGGAACGGCGTCACAGCCGCCGTCGCCGGCGCCGTTGACGCAGCAATCGCAACAGAGGCAGCAGCGGGATGAGATGATGGCTTGTGTGGCGGCGCTGGAGGCTGCGTTGCTGCCTTGCCTCCCTGCGCGCGAGCTCCAGGCCGTCGATCGCTCCGTTCACTCCTCCCACCAGA ttgatgttGAGAGACATGCAAGGGATTTTATGGAGGCTGCAAAGAAGCTCCAATTATATTTCATAGGTCTCCAACACGAGGATCAACCAAGCAAGGAAGAAATGTTGAGGAAG GAGATCTCTCTTGTGGAAGAAGAGCTGAAGATCAAAGGTGAGCTTATCACAAAGCATGAGAAACTCATTCAAGGTTGGAGAAAAGAGCTCAAAGACCAGCTGGAGAAACATACGAATGAGTTAGAAAGAGTCTGA
- the LOC120249433 gene encoding serine/threonine-protein phosphatase PP1-like has translation MMMTMSSMGAIEASVLDDIIRRLLAGGAAGKQVQLSEAEIRQLCVESRRIFLSQPNLLRLSAPIKICGDIHGQFIDLLRLFECGGFPPSASYLFLGDYVDRGKHSLETICLLLAYKIKYPDKLFLLRGNHEDPKVNRVYGFYDECKRRFNVRLWKIFTDCFNCLPVAALIDEKILCMHGGLSPELNTLDQIKDIERPTEIPDSGLLCDLLWSDPDPDPSTEGWGESDRGVSCTFGANKLVEFLEKNELDLLVRGHQVVEDGYEFFAQRRLVTIFSAPNYCGEFDNAGALLSIDDSLLCSFEILKPLESKAKAGSSNTLKPLPKKSSKGGKV, from the exons atgatgatgacgatgagcTCCATGGGGGCGATCGAGGCCTCCGTGCTAGACGACATCATACGGCGGCTACTGGCCGGTGGCGCGGCTGGGAAGCAGGTCCAGCTCTCCGAGGCTGAGATCCGCCAGCTCTGCGTCGAGAGCCGCAGGATTTTCTTATCCCAGCCAAACCTCCTTCGTCTTTCCGCGCCTATCAAGATCTGCG GTGATATACATGGACAATTTATTGACCTCTTAAGGCTGTTTGAATGCGGTGGCTTCCCTCCTTCGGCATCTTACTTATTTCTTGGGGACTATGTCGATCGTGGTAAACATAGCTTAGAGACGATATGTTTGCTTCTTGCATATAAGATCAAGTACCCTGACAAGCTCTTTCTTCTGAGAGGAAACCATGAGGACCCAAAAGTTAATCGGGTTTATGGATTTTACGATGAATGTAAAAGGAGATTTAATGTCAGACTCTGGAAGATATTTACCGATTGTTTTAATTGTCTTCCCGTTGCTGCACTCATAGACGAAAAGATATTGTGCATGCATGGAGGCCTGTCACCGGAGTTGAATACTTTGGATCAAATAAAGGATATTGAGAGGCCAACTGAAATTCCAGACAGTGGTCTTCTCTGTGATTTGCTATGGTCTGATCCTGATCCTGATCCTAGTACTGAAGGATGGGGAGAAAGTGACAGAGGGGTATCATGTACTTTTGGTGCCAATAAGCttgttgaatttttggagaagAATGAACTCGACCTCCTTGTACGAGGCCATCAG GTTGTTGAGGATGGATATGAGTTTTTTGCGCAACGGAGACTAGTAACAATATTTTCGGCGCCTAACTACTGTGGGGAATTTGATAATGCCGGTGCTCTATTGAGCATAGATGACTCCCTACTTTGTTCATTTGAGATCTTGAAACCTCTAGAAAGCAAAGCTAAAGCTGGTAGCTCAAACACATTGAAACCGCTACCAAAGAAG TCCTCCAAAGGTGGGAAAGTATGA
- the LOC120250382 gene encoding putative pentatricopeptide repeat-containing protein At5g52630 → MKPLWRHCSSALKLFSPAPSSKPFQTSTVSIIPETPSIAHLSLPTRPLASSNLLSFITSLQSLTQHHAYLLKSALAHQPPFRNHLLLLYSNFHSLTFARKLFDEIPTPDLVSFSTLISACVHHGLCRDAIQCFVKMRSFGISSNEFTFPSVLKACSATSDLKAGLQVHAFIVLTGFESDVFVANTLLVMYSNFGCVVDARKIFDGIPDSNEVSWNAMFSGYVKNGWFEDAIGLFREMVLGGVRPNEYGFSSVLNACTGSQDMCRGRMIHGYLIRLGYDSDPFTANALVDLYAKLRNVEAASIIFRRMFQPDIISWNAFIAGCVLHGHESWALDLFMEMRDSGMLPNMFTLSSILKACAAKGKSVLGRQIHGNLIKVGFESDKYVAVGLVDMYAKGYYKEEAKKTFDSIPRKELVMWNAIISGYAHSGNDAEALSFFIEMTKEGFSFNRTTLTAVLKSTASLEDLSLSKQTHGLAVQTGLASDTYVVNGLIDAYGKCDCIEDAGRLFEECSYLDVVSFTSMLTAYSQSGQGEEAVKLFVEMLHRKLKPDSYVYSSLLNACASLSAYEQGKQIHVQALKLGFLCDVFAGNALVNMYAKCGSIDDANLAFSEIPERGVVSWSAMIGGLAQHGHGKEALDLFHKMLDEGVPPNHITLTSVLCACNHAGLLNEAKHYFDSMEEMFGVKHTEEHYACMIDLLGRAGKLDAAMELVNSMPFEANAAVWGALLGASRIHGNIELGRRAAEMLFALEPEKSGTHVLLANMYASAGMMKGVAEARRLMKDSKVKKEPAMSWVELKDKVHTFIVGDRSHERTEEIYAKLKELGDLMGKAGYVPMVEIDLHDVERSEKEVLLSQHSEKLAVAFGLISTPPGAPIRVKKNLRICKDCHVAFKYISRITSREIIIRDINRFHRFTDGSCSCGDYW, encoded by the coding sequence ATGAAGCCTCTTTGGCGCCATTGTTCCTCCGCCTTGAAACTATTCTCTCCCGCCCCCTCTTCTAAGCCTTTCCAAACCTCCACCGTCTCCATCATCCCAGAGACTCCATCCATTGCCCATCTCTCCCTCCCCACCAGACCACTCGCCAGTTCCAATCTCTTGTCCTTCATCACCTCCCTCCAATCGCTCACCCAACACCATGCTTACCTCCTCAAATCTGCACTTGCTCATCAGCCTCCTTTTCGCAATCATCTTCTCTTGCTCTACTCCAATTTCCACTCCCTGACCTTTGCCCGTAAGCTGTTCGATGAAATTCCCACACCAGATCTTGTTTCTTTCTCCACGCTTATCTCTGCCTGTGTTCACCATGGACTTTGTCGTGATGCCATCCAATGCTTTGTAAAAATGAGATCTTTTGGAATATCTAGTAATGAGTTTACTTTCCCCAGTGTCCTTAAGGCTTGCTCTGCCACCTCTGACCTCAAAGCTGGTTTGCAAGTTCATGCTTTTATTGTTCTGACTGGGTTTGAATCTGACGTTTTTGTTGCCAATACGCTTTTGGTGATGTATTCCAATTTTGGGTGCGTTGTGGATGCTCGGAAGATCTTTGATGGGATTCCTGACTCAAATGAGGTCTCATGGAATGCTATGTTCTCAGGATATGTCAAGAATGGCTGGTTTGAGGATGCGATTGGGTTGTTCAGGGAGATGGTGTTGGGTGGGGTGAGGCCTAATGAATATGGGTTTTCAAGTGTGCTCAATGCTTGCACTGGATCTCAGGACATGTGCAGGGGGAGGATGATTCATGGATATCTAATTCGGCTTGGGTATGATTCAGACCCATTCACTGCTAATGCTTTGGTTGATTTGTATGCAAAATTGAGGAATGTGGAGGCTGCTAGTATTATTTTCAGAAGGATGTTTCAGCCTGATATTATTTCTTGGAATGCTTTCATTGCAGGATGTGTTCTTCATGGGCATGAGAGCTGGGCTTTGGATCTGTTCATGGAGATGAGAGATTCAGGCATGCTTCCTAATATGTTCACACTGTCAAGTATTCTGAAGGCTTGTGCAGCGAAAGGGAAATCAGTTTTGGGGCGACAGATACATGGTAATCTGATCAAGGTCGGCTTTGAGTCAGACAAATATGTGGCTGTTGGCCTTGTTGATATGTATGCAAAAGGCTATTACAAAGAGGAGGCAAAGAAAACTTTTGATTCTATTCCACGGAAGGAGCTAGTTATGTGGAATGCAATAATATCCGGATATGCACATAGTGGGAATGATGCAGAGGCCTTGTCCTTTTTCATTGAGATGACAAAGGAAGGTTTTAGCTTCAATCGGACCACTCTGACTGCTGTTCTCAAATCAACTGCTAGCCTAGAGGATCTCAGTTTAAGCAAACAGACGCATGGACTTGCAGTGCAGACAGGATTGGCATCTGATACTTATGTTGTAAATGGTCTCATTGATGCATATGGAAAGTGTGATTGCATAGAGGATGCAGGAAGGCTATTTGAGGAATGCTCTTATCTTGATGTGGTATCGTTTACATCAATGCTCACAGCTTACTCACAGAGTGGCCAAGGGGAGGAGGCTGTGAAGCTCTTTGTGGAGATGCTGCATAGGAAGCTCAAGCCAGATTCCTATGTCTATAGTAGTCTTCTCAATGCTTGTGCTAGTTTATCTGCTTATGAGCAAGGCAAACAAATACATGTTCAGGCTTTAAAGCTGGGGTTTCTGTGTGATGTGTTTGCAGGGAATGCACTTGTCAACATGTATGCCAAGTGTGGAAGCATTGATGATGCAAACTTAGCCTTTTCTGAGATACCAGAACGAGGGGTAGTATCTTGGTCTGCTATGATCGGTGGGCTCGCTCAGCATGGGCATGGAAAGGAAGCATTGGATTTGTTCCATAAAATGCTGGATGAGGGGGTGCCTCCAAATCACATAACTCTGACTAGTGTTCTTTGTGCCTGCAATCATGCGGGTCTACTTAACGAGGCCAAACATTATTTTGACTCAATGGAAGAGATGTTTGGTGTTAAACACACCGAAGAACATTATGCCTGCATGATTGACCTTCTTGGACGTGCCGGGAAATTAGATGCAGCCATGGAGCTAGTGAACAGCATGCCATTTGAAGCCAATGCGGCAGTATGGGGAGCACTCCTAGGGGCTTCTAGAATTCATGGAAATATAGAGCTGGGTAGACGTGCAGCTGAGATGCTCTTTGCTCTTGAACCAGAGAAGTCTGGAACCCACGTGTTGCTAGCAAACATGTATGCTTCTGCAGGAATGATGAAAGGTGTTGCTGAAGCTAGAAGACTGATGAAAGATAGCAAGGTGAAGAAAGAACCAGCCATGAGTTGGgttgaattgaaagataaagTTCACACCTTTATCGTCGGAGATAGAAGCCATGAAAGGACTGAAGAGATATATGCAAAGCTTAAGGAGTTGGGTGATTTGATGGGTAAAGCTGGTTATGTGCCAATGGTGGAAATTGACCTCCATGATGTCGAACGAAGTGAGAAGGAAGTGCTTCTCTCCCAACACAGTGAGAAGCTTGCAGTCGCATTTGGATTGATTAGCACTCCTCCTGGAGCCCCTATTAGAGTGAAGAAAAATCTCCGAATTTGCAAAGATTGTCATGTGGCATTTAAGTATATATCCAGAATAACTTCTAGGGAAATTATCATTAGAGATATCAACCGGTTTCATCGTTTCACAGATGGATCATGTTCTTGTGGGGATTATTGGTGA
- the LOC120250383 gene encoding late embryogenesis abundant protein Lea5-D-like, with the protein MASSLANTRLIIFRAISRRWYSGRAVEEKAGMVKKSKKESVGGFSSQANTSSWVPDPVTGYYRPGNKGPEVDAAELRKAMLSHGSS; encoded by the exons ATGGCTTCTTCTCTTGCAAACACTAGGCTTATTATCTTCAGAGCCATCAGTAG GAGATGGTACTCCGGAAGAGCTGTGGAGGAGAAGGCAGGGATGGTGAAGAAGAGCAAGAAAGAGTCAGTTGGTGGTTTCTCTTCACAAGCAAATACTTCTTCTTGGGTGCCTGATCCTGTTACTGGATATTACCGGCCGGGGAACAAGGGGCCGGAGGTGGATGCTGCTGAACTCAGGAAGGCCATGTTGTCTCATGGATCTTCTTAA